The sequence ATCTACACTTCATTAAAACGTTAGAGTCAAATCTAATCCTTATTTCATTAATTAACCTATGcaaaatgatataattattGGTTGACcctataaaattaatttaagattaaaaaaaagttatattctTAATTCTAAACGTGAACACATGCTCATCATTTAAGAACAATTAGAGGTGCGGCTACACCTTCCAATATACATGaatgataaaaattaaaaactttaaacAAAGAATGTTAATTATACTCTCTAATGAAATTTTACTTAATAATTAAGAGAAAATAATTCATTCTCTCTAAAAAGCAAatcccaaatttttttttttttttttttgttgttgttgttgagaaAGACTAAATAAGTTTTTTCTATAAgttgtaaaaatatttttaatgttgACATtcgaaaacaattttaatttccacgtctaattttacccttaatattgacaacaatatgaattttatctctaggttaatttgagaaatcaTTCAACAAATTGTTTTTCAGCCACACATTTTATCATTTACAcctcacatgtgcgtcattttattacttattAGTAATAGATCATAAACACATGaatagacgtgaaaaaaattatattgtattttgtacgagttggaaaaaatccaaatatttcgtcgaatttaaaaatattattctcAAATTCTactactaaaaaaataaaaaaataaaatttgtgaaataatttttttagaactgACTGGTATAAAACTAgtgcataataaaaaaaatagaatatctgtattttataattatatctatcaacattagaagtacaattttagacgttaaaagtAATCATGTTCCTGGCTATTAACGTTATGGGTATTTTACACTTTTTCTTTTATCTCCGATTTATTATTTTACATTACTCTATATTTTGTGTTTTCATATTATATTCTACGTTTTCATTTTGTTTAAATTTATatctcttattaaaaaaaaagtacctATTGATTTGCATCTATCATCCATATTTCTTTTCATGTATCCATTTTCAAACTCAGAAGTGAGTTATCTAGACAACTTACAATTAGTACAACATAAATTATTACATTTACCTAATTTTTCAGTAAGAACATATAGATTATTCGTTAACCTGGAGAGGGTTTCAATGATGAAATTTAGATTGTAATTATGCTTGACTCTGAATTTGTTGAAAATACTGGTATTTCATTCCATGTATGATTCTTTATtgttaaagattaatataaaaataaccaTAATACGCATTATGGATCTTATCagtttaaacttttagttcaaataTTTCCGCAACAATTATTTTTGTTGAGTTTTCCTTTTATAgactttctttctcttcttagACCATGTTTGTTTGGcggaaaatattgtgttttgaaaaatattggaTAAGAAAAAATGTTGTGTTGGAAAATAaagtattttccggtgtttaACTACAGTATcgaaaaacgagaaaaagtGGCGGGTGGCTACTATTTTTAAAAGGGTAAAAAAGAATGTAGTAGAGTTCAAAAGAGTAAAATATcttcttcactttcttcataAATTTTTCCTGTTGACTGACCTAAAATTTTCTGTTGACTTAAATACCGGAAAAttagtaaaatatttttctgtacAATATTTTCTGGCAAACAAACAGAGTCAAATTGTTTagaaaatttttaattttaggaaaCTTATTTTATGTTTTCCTGGCGCACTGTTCACTTAAAACTTCCCAAAATGAACCTCgagggaaaccaacttcctaaagTGAACATCgagggaaaccaacttcctaaggcgaatcacgacagaaaccaacttcctaaagTGAACCTTGaggggaaaccaacttcctctagtgtaccttaggggaaaccaGCTTTCTAAAGTGAACCTTGgtggaaaccaacttcctatagtgTACCTCAtaggaaaccaacttcctagagTGAATATCGGGGGATACTTGAGGTAAACCTAGGGGATCATGAAaccatttaatattttaacgtgtattTTGTGAGCCAATTAAAAATCATGAAAGTTAGAAAGTGTCAGTACCAATCCATCGTGAAAGTTAAAGTGAAGCAGTTACTCAATATGGTGGAGAACGTGGATTGGTGGAAACAATAGGAAGTTACTCCCAACATCTATGCAAAAGACAAAAATCACGATGAAAAAGAGAACTCAACACACACTCAAGTAAAACTCTAGTAAATTATCCATAGATTTCagcatttttagaattttcagtgcagtttttcttttcaattttatttctcaATTTGTAGACATTCAGTTTAATTTCAATCCAAGCACATCATTTCCTTtcaatttaatttgttttgttcttCAAGTATTTCTTAGGCTTGTATCGTTTTAATCATCAGAACCTCATGAAATTTTAGGTCTCTTTTATTTCTAACATTCGTTTGATTTTAGAAGTAAGTAGGCGCACTCAATTTAATTCACagttcgagaatactataattcaCTAGCACGCCCGCATTATCTCGAAAGAGCCATACACTTTCATCCGAACTTAGCCAGGATTTATATGGTGTTATATAATTTTTAGTGTATTTTTTCCTTTAATATTCTCTTATAACAAAAATTAAGatttaataatcatttattatatatatatataagaattaATATCATTGATCGATTAGAAATGTTGGTGACTCAACCAATCAATGATATCATAATTCATAagtttaattaactaattagttTAAGCATAATCCAAATTTATAATGTAAATTTTTTTGTCAACTAGTGGACAGATTAGAAGTGGGGTTCATGAATGAAaccttaatattaattaatttcccTAATGATTGATTAGCTAATTATAAGACAGTTGTTAATAATGATTTGAATGAAtacatacaaaaaaaatataaaataaaatataaaatataaaataaaataaaaactagaaaataaaaataaaatgctcTATATGTGTGCATCCACTAAGTAGGATTTTATTCAATGAAATGCACATGCAATGGTGTAAttccaaagaaaaaaaaattaagtacttCTAGGATCAAATATCAATTTATTCCTAGATGTAAAAATGTACGGccttaacaaaaatataatcatGATTAAGTAGGAGCAATCTCTAACACTACtcttctaaaaataataatataaatagtaataatataaaTAGTTGATTCTTAATGAGTTAAGAAGTGATTAATACATATTATTTCTGTCATTTCAACGAAACCCTCGTGGCTAAAATTGATTGGCGGATGATTACAGAACCAACCGACTTATGTGTTTAGGTCATGAAAGGCAAGTATGCTCGCGTGGGCAATGGCTTAGGAATGTTTCGTTCTACACAAATTCAAAGCCATATTTGGAAATGTGCCATTAGTGGCTCGCGGATATGATTCAGTCTGGCAACTCGTCCCGTTTTTTGTGCGATCAATGGGTTGAGGATATCCATTTGGTGGATGCTATACCATCGTACGGATACCACCAGAAGATTTGCATCGAACGGTAGATTGTTATTGAAAGGACACTTGCTGCTGGGATTGGAGTCGCCTCTCTAGCTTGCTACCGCCATCTATTTTTATGAAATTGTTTCGTTTGTGATTCTGAGCCCAGGAGAGGAGGATGACGGTTGGTTTTGGGGCCCAGTCCGTCGCGCGTGTTTTCTGTACGTTCCGCCTATCAGTTGAGGGGGTTATGTGGACCTTTTAtgcaagttaagggggctatgtggacattttatgcaagttaatGAGattatcgggacactttgaatgCTCAAGggaccaatcaagttttttttagATAAGTTCAAGGGGAAAATGATGTATAAGccaaaaatgaaataaagagaGCACTAAGAGCGGAGAGAGCCTCCTCAATGATAGAGAAGGAAATGAGACTTTTAATGATGTGAGTAACgactaagagtctcttgaaATTAGTTTTTaaactaagagcatctccaacagccgcTTAATTTGGATTAATTTTTGTGACCCATCATGTACAATGTTCTAAAAATCGGCCCAAACAGTCACCTATGCGACGATTTTTTAGAAGACCgtcttaattttctcaaattTGTCAACATAAGTCAATTTCCGATTTTTGATCGTTCAGACGGTCCTAGGAGGCTAACAGACAGTCCTTTTCGAAAAATTAGCCATTTGATTTTCATgttaattttttcaattttaaataaattattaaataaccaaaaactaaaaGAAAATACACAAAACTATCAAATGTTATTTTTAAGGATATCAATATTTTTTAGCACATTTtgttattaatgttattttgttgacacatttttattttttaagaatattaatataacaaatattaaaatatatatatttttctattttaaatattttatattattatttttatatagtgTTATATTTGAactatatttataaaataatttatttatcaaaaattataaaaatataaaaatacaaatctgattaaATTAATGTACGCACTAATTTCCAATGGCCATGTCTTTGATCAtttaaatagttttttttaaatatgctTCATATGTTAGAATTTGAACTCCAATTTACggctagatctaatggtgaataagcaaattctacattcttattaaggtgcatgtgatcaacaCTGTTAAACATAAACTTTGTTTGCATTCTGAAAAATTCAATCcattttttaacaattctatGAAAAAAGTACAGAATTGATGAGATTTTTCACATGGGAATTCTCCGATATCTAAGTGTTGAATGTCCCGTTCGCAGGAGTACAACTATAAGGACagtttatgaaataaaaaaactttataAAAATATCCACATTTGAATTCCAATTTTactaaataaatacaaataaaaaagaatatcatttttatttaatttttcaattaattataattaaagtGTCATATTATTACGTGTCTATTTACTACTGGTTCAGTCGACTGTACGGGTAAGATTATAGAAAttgatataaataaataaaacagacCTTGAAAAGAGTACAAATGAATTGTACGAGGACTGAGACagacttttttatttttgtttttacagGTTTGACTATTTGGAGATGGGTTGCATTGGAAATAGGAAACCACAAAATTAGGCCcctaattttttgtgatttactTTGATAGATCTATGGGTAAGCTTGCTTAGTTGAAAAGTTAATCTATTAGTATAATGTTAATTGGCCTAAAACATTAAAGGCTCTTGATTTTGTCTGTAAAAATAGATTGACTCTCTGAATTTTATTCGTATtttaccagctccctaaacttacttatttcgtatcaccaactcgttaaacttgtccataaaagtagactAGCTTCATGAACTTTGCAGGTGTCTCATCAGCTCTATAAAGTTGTTTAttatgtaacaactaaatacaaaaactgattaaatctaaattctaaaaatacatcttcatctatttaaaaggtaattttttctcttctcatatctttcaacctattataagagttagtgttgcaggtttggGAGATCGAATGGATGAGGTTCGAGAGGtagtattatgatttttgtatttagttgttacagaataagcaagttcaggatctggtgagacatttgcaaagtgGATGGAGCTAatttacttttatggacaagtttagggagccggcgatacgaaataagcaagttattctATATAGGGTGTCAGGGTAGTTCCAATAGTCGGTTAGAATATACACATTATCTTCTATTGAGGATATGTGTCAACTTCTAAATAGTGGATATACGATGTAATGAGGATAGTTTGTATTGTAGGAAATTTGTCTCCCTTGATTCTAGACGTAGAATCAGGGACCCATTCTCGAAATTTCCTCATTCATCCACGTGTTTTCGTGGTTTATTGATTGAGATCTGAATTGATCTTGACGCTCTCCTTGTAATAAGTGTTCTCGCTTCTCTTGATGGAGGCACATGTCAATTTCCACATATTTTCTTGGTATCAGATGTCCATTCTTTCGTGTTTCGAAGTTCTTTAACGCTTGGTCCATTTGTGTTTCTAAAGAATCAAAGGATGGTAGAAGTTCGAAACGATCGAAATAGTCAACAGACATTATGACTAAAGGAGATATCATGTTCCTGCATTGTATCTGATTCTTCCTCCTTGGTAGGTGAGACATCTAAACACACTCCTTTAAAGCCGACTAATTTCATAGAGCACACTGTCCTTTCGTAGGCGCTCTATCCATCATTTCTGCTTTCCATAATAATGATGCCACATGTCTAATGTCACCCTACTTAggattatatatatagaagaaTCTTTTGAGTTTTCAAGGAGCTCCGTTTTTGGTAACGCCTCCTTGTTCAGACCTTCTACTCCGACGCCACTCACTTCGGACCAGATCATTACAGAACGATGGTCAAAGGATGACCAACCGTGTGAGCAGAAAATATGGAAGGGAAGCCCTAAACAAAGAGCCACTAATTTCCCAAATtttcgtttaaaaaaatattaacccattaaaattgtttaaaatgatatatgttttAACTTTTTGACATCGTTTGTTATTCTGTCATGTGGGATTTATAGAGTTAATTAGATATTTTAAATAACTTTAGGAAGTTATAACGAGACATTCATAAAGGGCATGTCAATCGGTATTTCTAACCAAGTTTAAAGTTTAAGACAACcttaatataggcttaatacatcatttgtcccctaaacttgtccaaaaagtttgattggtaccccgaacttttaaagtgtccaaATATCCCCtatcaacttgtataaaatattcagttagcccattcaacttgcgtaaaatataatcaattgattactcggttgcaaaaaaagtaaattaaatgcggaagatatattccacgcatcttaaaatgttattacataagtaaaaaatagattaaaaacgaagttattacttgttcaacCATAAAACTTGTTTTCGCTAATATTAAAACTATATACccccgatcttggtcgttttacttttttaagacgcgtgtaatacatcttccacatttaacttatttttttacaaccgagtgatcaattaattacattttgtGTAAGTTAAAGagctaattgaatattttatacaaattgagAGGGCTATCAAACACTTTTAAAGTTCAGAAGACCAatcaaagattttttttttttttataaatttagtagccaaatgatatattaagccattAATATATGAATCTTTCCTTCTTCCTCGGAAACACCATTAACTACACTCTCCACTCCCCCACCACCACCATTGCCATTACTTTATTCCTTGGAATCTCAATCTAACACCAAAAGAACCATCAATTACCTCTTAAAAAATGCACTTAAAGAATCAATCAAGAATTACTCATCTTTGacaaatcaaataataaaatacaataaaacaACTTAGAATAATTCCAGAGAGCCTCAACTCCTATAAAATTGAATCCAAACCCCAAACCCACAGCAAAGCAAATCCAATCCAACCCCCCAATAGCTGTTACTCCATCATCATGGATTCCAAGAAGTCAAACAAAATAAGAGACATTGTTAGGCTTCAACAGATCctaaaaaaatggagaaaacaaGCAACTTCATCATCATCAAAAACCAAGGAAAGCATTAAGTTTCTCAAAAGAACACTCTCTATATCAGAAAACCTCAACTCAGCATCCAGCAATGTCGTTCCCAAGGGTTTTCTGGCGGTTTCAGTCGGAGAAGAGCTGAAAAGATTCATTATTCCGATGGAATATCTAGGGCACCAAGCATTTCATGTATTGTTAAGAGAAGCAGAAGAAGAATTTGGATTTCAACAAACAGGTGTTCTAAGGATTCCTTGTGAAGTAGGTGTTTTTGAGACTATTTTGAAAGTGGTTGAAGAGAAGAAAGATGTGAATGATTGCAGATTATTTGGTATTAGTGCAGCTAATTCACCACtttgttcatcatcttcttctcaGCATACTCCATCTCATCATCCTCAGAGCCCAATGTGCagatagttttgtaattgtctcTAAACTTCAATCCTGCCtttgaacttttaaaagtttcaGATGACGCCTATTCTTGTCCGATTGTATTGAATAATCTTCTATTCTTGTCAGATTGCATTCAATATAACTCTACCTTAGttcaattgcattcaataacctcCTATTCTTACCAGACAGTCAATAACCCTAAAACATCAACTGCGTCGTGAAGTTTCAAAAGTTCTTAATTATTCGTCTATTAGGCATTTTTTGACGTACACCTGGCGGAGCGTGTGTCACATTCTCGGTATCTTAAGGATTCTACTCAGCAACATGAGATTATCGAATGCAATTTGATAAGAATACGAAGTCATttggaacttttgaaagttcggGAAGGAATTGAAGTTTTAGTTGAAATACCATTACCAACAAATGTAGTTTAATGTTTCCAACATTGAGTGCCCTGGCGGTTATAAGCGGTTATAATTAGAATCTCTCTAGTACGACTTCCTGTAAGCCTATACTATGGAATGTCATAAACCGATTTATTCTATCTTTAAGATCTCAGAAATACTATCTGGTGGACCCAACCTGAGCTGCGGCCGAAGCCAAACTCGGTAAAAGTACCTTGTTTTGCCTTATttatgagagagagagagaggttaaTAAGTTGTTTTTGTATTGTAAGAGGCTTAGCTGTAAGAAGTAGAAAAATTAAGAACTTTGGAGGTTTTTTAATACAAATATACTTTTTCTTATCTATGTCTATGTGTTTTACTTTGTTTCACAGACACTTCTCTTTAATTAGTACCTTTCCGCATTTCGTGTCTATGTCGGTGTCTATTTTACTTGAAGACTATTTTACTAAGGTTATGTTTTTGAATTGTAAGAGGCTTAGCTCTAAGAagtagaaaaaattaaaaactatgatgttttttttaatacaaataTATTGTTTGTTATCTATGTCTATTGTGTTCTAATGTGTTGCACGGACACTACTCTTTAATTAGTAGCATTTCCGCTTTTCATGTATGTGTGCGTGTCTATTTCATATCCATGTCTATTTATGAGAGAGAGAGGTTAATAAGTTCTTTTTGAATTGTAAGAGAATTAGCTCTAAGAAAGAGCAACATTAAGAGCTTTGATGGGTTTTTAATACAAATATAATGTTTCTTATTATCTATGCCTACTGTGTTATTGTGTTGCATCCAAACTTCTCTTTAATTAGTAGCATTTTTACATTTCGTGTGTATGTCTATTTACTATGTGCTTGTCTATTTTTGCTCGAAGGATATTTTAAGAAGGTTGTGTTTTTGAATTGTAAGAGACTTAGCTCTAAGAAGTAGAAGAAATTAAGAACTATGATGGTTTTTTAATACAAATATAGTGTTTGTTATCTATGTCTATCGTGTTCTAATGTGTTGCACGGACACTACTTTTTAATTAGTAGCGTTTCCGCGTTTTGTGTATGTGTTCGTGTCTGTTTCATATCATGTCTATTTATGAGAGAGCGGTTAATAAGTTCTTTTTGAATTGTAAGAGAATTAGCTCTAAGAAAGAGCAACATTAAGAACTTTGATGGGTTTTTAATACAAATATAGTGTTTCTTATTATCTATGTCTATTATGCTATTGTGTTGCACAAAACTTCTCTTTTAGTAGCATTTCTGCATTTTGTGTTTATGTCTATTTACTATGTGCTTGTCTATTTTTGCTTGAAGGATATTTTAAGAAGGTTGTGTTTTTGAATTATAAGAGGCTTAACTCTAAGAAGTAGAAAAAGTTTAAGAACTTTGATGGTTGGTTTTTAATACAAATATAATGTTTCTTATCTATGTCTATTGTGTTGCATGGACACTACTCTTTAATTAGTAGCGTTTGCACATTTCGTGTCTCTATTCGTATGTATTTCGTATCCTTATCTATTTTTGTTTAAACGCTAGTTTATAAAGGTTATAGGGACACTTCTCTTTAATTAGTAGCATTTTCGAGTTTCGTGTTTGTAAGTTTCGTGTTTGTATCCATGTCTATTTTGTAttagaggggggggggggggggggggggggggggttaataAGTTGTTTTTGAATGGTAAGAGGATTAGCTCAAAGCACTAGAAAAAATTAAGAACTATGATGATTTTGTAATACAAATATAGTGTTTCTTCTCTATGTCTATTGTATTCTACTATGTTGCACATACACTTCTTTTAATTAGTAGCGTTTTCATATTTCGTGTCTTTGTCGGTGTGTGTTGTGTATCCGtatctatttttatttgaaagccattttaagAAGCTTATGTTTTTAAACGGTAAGAGGCTTAGCTCTAAGAAGTAGAAAAAATTTAAGGGTCATGTTTGGCAAATAGCTGTTATCTGTTAGCtgatagctgattacattagctattAGTTCATCACTTTttttgttagctgatttgattagctgattGTGTAAATTTGTTTGATGAAACTTAGTTGATTGCTAATAGCTGTTTGGGTAAATGATAAATAAGGACattataaaacatttatttgaggttaaaggataataattaggggtaaaaatatcattcaaaagagatggagcataagctaattgaaaaaactcctaaaataagctttttcaaaattaactttttggaccgaataaactctttcaaaactctctttaccaaacaccactattagaggtttgagtagtcaaaacctctaaagtggcTCCAACCTCTAATTTTATCCCAAAAACTTTTTACCACTATTAAGTCTATTAATTATTTGGgccctaatatatatataattttgagaaaattacacagaaattcatgttttaaaaactatttataactatgtcaagtcataattttggattatgtcaaactagtaaaatcagtacttttaatatactttaaggattagaatttataaattagaagtctagaatatattttctaggtttatgatttatgaatttgagtctagattttttaaattatagtgtaaaatcataatatatggaaaataatgacatattaaaaattaagtttgatgatatgatttagttgtaattttgtacttaatttatgatattcatgtatttgaccctataATTTTTTGGGCTCTTTAAAGTCTAAATAATAAAGAGTTTTTTTGggataaaattagaggtttgagatACTTTAGAGTTTTTGACTAGTGAGGcttctaatagtggtgtttgagatgtttgaaagagttcaaaaagctaattttgagaaaaattaattaaaaacatttttaaactAGCTTAttgttctatctcttttgaatgacatttttaccTATGATTACTACATTTGAACCCTAAATAAAGGTTTTACCATGTCTTTATTTACCATTTTACATAAACATAataatcagctaagttttatcaaacaagtttacacaatcagctaattaaatcagctagtcaaatcagctaacaaaaAATGTAATTAGCTAACAGCCAACATCTATTTGCCAAAATGGCCTTAGTCCTTAGCattttaacatgtttttttCTAACTATGTTAGTGatacattaaatatcttagacgtAATTGACATTTAAAAGGTCCAATGTGACACTTAAATACCACTCGAAccaactttttcaaattttcgataatgtatgactaaaattgattttgcttgtaaacattaaaattaaatttgaatCATTATACACATTAGAATTAAATCTACACTTCACCCAAAACATTAAAGTCTAATTTGTCCTTACAACatcaaattaatatatatatatatatatatatatatatatatatatattcaagttGAAGCAAGTGAGATTGTATAAGCAAAGTTAAGACCATGAGCAAGTACAGTATCCAATGCATTTTGACTACGGAATTAAAGGTGATTAAAGTGCAAGGTGTGACTACATAATTAACATATATTATATCATttgtaacaaaataaaaaaacataatattatttgatttcATAGTGCATTGTGACACTAAATTACAGAATTTTGCACATAGATAAACATAAACTATGGAATATAAAAATAGAGCATTTCAAGACCTTTTTTCTCTTACTTCACATGTAGCCCATTCATTTCATGCTTCAAGTACAAGCTCATGTTAGGAGTGATGCATTAATTGCTACAAATGTAAATAAAGCTTCATAGGCTAAAAATATATcacaattgataaaaaaaaaaaaacaaatccatTTATCCTAACTTTTAGTCTCGTTAGTCTGTTAAATTTGCTTAGAGTGACATAATTAAATTTGCTTAGAATGACATGATTAATCTCGTAGTGCTATTTAACAATCAGTTTCAAGAAAAAAGATCACCTGAATCACTTAGGTGCTCGAAATCGATAATATATTTCAATGTTTTTCACTTAAATCCCAGGGTCTTTTTTGGTGCCTTGGCCGTTTTTTTTACCACCTAAGTCGTCTGAGAGCTTCATGAGGCCCGTCTAGGAGCCGCGGTCAGAACAAAGGATGCGGTTGAAAAACAAACCATGAAGTTTATGGAAAAATATGATTGAATGGCATTTTCGGTAAATTCTATCAAATTGTagagtttagttttttttcctGTAATTTCAGACATTTTTTGCATTGAAACGGGACCGGGCAAAAACATGGCTTTCACGTGATAAGGCcttcaatttcatatttttctattttacgCGATTTTTAGGAGTTTTTACTTGTCTTTTTCCATTCCtaattaggatttttttttaaatttctttaaGGTTTTATTCGCCTATTTAAATGCATGTTATTCTTGTAAGGAGACATATTATTGATTAATAAAATTGTGATTTTATGCATTATCAAAGTTCGTGACATTTTGAAGATTTCTAGTAGGTATTTCTGTGTTGAATCAACTATTAGTGATAATCTGTTTTTATTTGATGCGTTAGCAAATAAtgtttattattactattttgatttttgtcgctttattataattcacatatttttatttaattgatttGTCTATTTATTTCGATAATATAATTCAAAACTTTAAGGATATTATTTCATAGTTTTAAGTAAATCatattaattatggatattatttttttacttgtttCGGTTATTTGAGTGATATAGctgttgaaattttatttttgacacATTTATAAggatatatgttataaatatatatgtttttttatatcaaaTCATTATATATTATTACTTTTAGATATTATATCATACATATttcaataatatttatataataatttatttattcacaAATAAAACAATACAAATGTATAAATCTGAATTTTTTACAACTTTAGTGGTAATTGGGAGAAGTTGAGATGCATATGTatcactttaagtaagtttagaATGTCAATAgaccactttaaacaagttgagaAAGCCAATtagatcactttaagcaagttcttCAGAGTAATATGTTATCTTAAATAAACTCCGGATCAATAGGTCACTTTAAGTAATTTTAGTAGGCTTCAAAACTCATAGTTAGACCTGTTCACAGGCTTAGGTACCCGTCCGGTCCGTCCAGGTCCGTTTTCCTTTGGCTGGACTTGGACAATAAAATTATCCTTAGGCTTA comes from Euphorbia lathyris chromosome 8, ddEupLath1.1, whole genome shotgun sequence and encodes:
- the LOC136201943 gene encoding protein SMALL AUXIN UP-REGULATED RNA 9-like, with product MDSKKSNKIRDIVRLQQILKKWRKQATSSSSKTKESIKFLKRTLSISENLNSASSNVVPKGFLAVSVGEELKRFIIPMEYLGHQAFHVLLREAEEEFGFQQTGVLRIPCEVGVFETILKVVEEKKDVNDCRLFGISAANSPLCSSSSSQHTPSHHPQSPMCR